The stretch of DNA TCCAACCGGCCATAACATCGAGAACCAAAACATGCAAAGGTTAAAAAAACAGACGCACAAAAATTGTCCACTCAAAAGTGTAGACGTCGAGGTGTGGCTCTCGGGGGGTTGGTTTTTGTCCAAAATTGATTTCTGAACAAATGATGGCATTCTCAGGCTCGCGACGAGTCCGAATCCGGCTTCAAAATTCCGATCAAGCTactcctcgtccttctACCAGCCTTTGTCCGACTGAAATTTAGACTCACGCCAATATCTCGTCATGCATAGTGTtggccacctccatcaccacccacCACACACTCATCCTCTcccctacagtacacaaCCGTTCCGAGAAAGCAGCCTAGCGGGTATAGTGCTGTTTGTGCGGAATAcaaaatcacgtgatttggaGGAACGCATTTTTCGACACACCGACCTACCTCTCAgccacaagtacagcaccACTCCAGATCTACACAGCGGACAATGATGGCGTATGGTGAGCCTTCTCCGTTTCGAAGGGTAGAAGACAAAGATGAAGGGATGGAGCGGGAGGTGAAGCCCACTCCGTTACCCCAGCAACAGGctcagacacagacacagccaCAGGCGCCGCCGACGGAACCGCAGCCGGGACCGGGACCggagcagcaacaacaataCAGCAGTTTGATTACGGAACCAACAGCTACGACTGTGGAGCATCCATCCAAGCATCGGCAGAGTGGCGTGGGCCAGGTCACGTGCGCTCTAAGTACAACGGGGTTGGGGAGTGAGAATGGACGCGGACAAGTTCAAACGACTCAAATTGATGACGAGGTtggggaagaagaagacattGACGAAAGCGAGGAGGACACGTCACAGCAATCGATATCATCGCATGTTCTGCTGCCACAGTCGTTCTTCGATTGCCCAATAGAACATCTCATCATTCTGGTGTCTTccatgttggaggagttAGTGTCTGTCAACGACGCGCTTCCTTTCGATCCTGCCCAATTGACCAGATTCCATTCGCGAAGTCCACCAGGAATCTCCATCAAGGACTATCTCATTCGAATCGTGCGGTTCTGCTCGCTGGAAAAATCAATTCTGCTGACCGTCATTTACTACATAGATTTTCTATGTCgcaccttctccaccttcaACATCAATTCGTTGACGG from Yarrowia lipolytica chromosome 1D, complete sequence encodes:
- a CDS encoding uncharacterized protein (Compare to YALI0D21472g, weakly similar to uniprot|Q06712 Neurospora crassa Nuc-1 negative regulatory protein preg): MMAYGEPSPFRRVEDKDEGMEREVKPTPLPQQQAQTQTQPQAPPTEPQPGPGPEQQQQYSSLITEPTATTVEHPSKHRQSGVGQVTCALSTTGLGSENGRGQVQTTQIDDEVGEEEDIDESEEDTSQQSISSHVLLPQSFFDCPIEHLIILVSSMLEELVSVNDALPFDPAQLTRFHSRSPPGISIKDYLIRIVRFCSLEKSILLTVIYYIDFLCRTFSTFNINSLTVHRFLITTCMVGSKGLCDSFRTNGHYARVGGISKAELNLLEVEFLVRVDYRIVPKVEVLSRYYERMVMRMNNVYQLVEGISSSTPAGTTPSDTPTATTQLPSVVATTESRRGVGNVKRGSIDEGDSERVKRSLEGKEP